The nucleotide sequence TGAAGAAAAAGAAGCTTCAATTTTAATCGATCGTGTTGGCGTTGAGGTACTACAAGTCTCACATTCAGTGATACATGATATTAATAAATTACAAATACCTTTGCTGCTCGCACATGGCTCAAAAGATGATAGAACGCCTTTAGAGCAAGCAGAAGTATTAATAGCACAGTTAGAAAAACATAATAAAAATTACCAATGGTTTGAATTTGAAAATGAAGGACATGGTTTTTTCAATGAAAATAATCAATATAAATTCTATCAGCATGTTCTACAATTTTTAAACGAACATAATCCAGTAGAACACTAGCTAGCTTAGCGAGTGTTCTTCACTTAGTTAAGAGATATTATTTTATTGTTAAATTATAAAATTTCAAAGCATAGCCCAACCACGCAAGACTTTATTGCCTTAAGAGCCGCTATTGGGTGGGGGGAAACTGATGCTGCTATGGCGAAAATCAGCTTAGCTAACTCATTGTTTCATGTGATTATTGAACAGATGAATGACGACGGTAGCTTGGGTGAACTTATTGCTATGGGACGTGTTATTGGTGATGGCGCTATGTATTTTTATATACAAGATGTCATGGTGATACCGCAGTATCAAGGTCAGGGCTTTGGCAATATACTGATGAAGGAAATAGAGGCATACTTAATGTTAACGGCGAAAAAAGGTGCTACCGTGGGCTTATTAGCCGCAAAAGGTAAAGAAGCTTTTTATTGCCGGTTTGGTTACCAGAAAAGACCAAGCGATAGCTTAGGCAATGGTATGTGTAAGTTTGTATGTTGATTATTGATAAAAGGTTAACCGCTAACGTTTGATCTAAGCATATAGCGCGAGTAACCAAAATTAGCGCTAGTTTTAGACACAAAAAAGCCAGCTATTAGCTGGCTTAATCAACTTAACTGTCTGGCTGTAAATTAGTCTTCTAATTCAGCCAAGCAAAGTTCATCGTAAATCTGTTTAACCCAAGCATCAACACGCTGCTCAGTTAACTCTGGCTGACGGTCTTCATCGATACATAGTCCGATAAAGGTATTCTCGTCAGTTAAGGCTTTAGAAGCTTCAAACTCGTAACCTTGTGTTGGCCAGTTACCAACAACAATAGCGCCTTTTGATTCAACGATATCGCGTAATGGTTCCATCGCGTCACAGAAGTACTCTGAGTAATCTTCTTGATCGCCTAAACCAAAAATAGCGACTAGTTTGTCAGTGAAATCAATTTCTTCCAATTCTGGTAAGAAATCATCCCAATCACACTGGTTTTCACCGTAATACCAAGTAGGAATACCTAAGATCAGCAAATCGAATTCAGCGATTTCCTCTTTAGTACTTTTGGCGATGTCTTTAACATCAACAAGCTTTTTACCCAATTTCTTTTGGATCATTTTGCCTACGGCTTCAGTGTTTCCTGTATCACTTCCGAAAAATAAACCTACAATTGCCATGATCTAACCTTTTATATCTGACTAAATTTTAATATCGTTGGTATCAAGCGACTGAACTAATAACGCTTCTATTAATTCACCTCGGCTCACACCTTTATCTTTTGCTAAAGCGTCTAAACGTTCAAATACATCTTGATGTAATTTAAACTCAACTCGCTTTAGGCCATTGTTCTTATCACGCTTAACTTGGTTGCGCTTGTTAATTTTAACTTGCACACTGCGTGAATGAGGATTCGTTTTTGGTCGCCCCGGACGCTTTTCATCGCTAAATAAGTCAATGGTTGTTAAATCTGCTACTTCTTTTGCCATCTGATTACTTACTTATCCAACGCCCTGACTTTCCCAAATGAGCTGAATTATGCCTTTGGCAATAAATCCTGCACATCCAAAAAATAATACAAAATAAACAACAATCTTTCCCATTTTAGGAACATCGTTTTTATTCATTACATCATGGATTGTTAACCCAATGAAAATAAAAATAAAAGCATAAAATAAATTCAACCCAATGGTTTCAATTAATTCAAAGTTTTCTGCTATCATAATTAACCCTAAAATTTTC is from Colwellia sp. Arc7-635 and encodes:
- a CDS encoding GNAT family N-acetyltransferase — translated: MLNYKISKHSPTTQDFIALRAAIGWGETDAAMAKISLANSLFHVIIEQMNDDGSLGELIAMGRVIGDGAMYFYIQDVMVIPQYQGQGFGNILMKEIEAYLMLTAKKGATVGLLAAKGKEAFYCRFGYQKRPSDSLGNGMCKFVC
- the fldA gene encoding flavodoxin FldA; this encodes MAIVGLFFGSDTGNTEAVGKMIQKKLGKKLVDVKDIAKSTKEEIAEFDLLILGIPTWYYGENQCDWDDFLPELEEIDFTDKLVAIFGLGDQEDYSEYFCDAMEPLRDIVESKGAIVVGNWPTQGYEFEASKALTDENTFIGLCIDEDRQPELTEQRVDAWVKQIYDELCLAELED
- the ybfE gene encoding LexA regulated protein, which gives rise to MAKEVADLTTIDLFSDEKRPGRPKTNPHSRSVQVKINKRNQVKRDKNNGLKRVEFKLHQDVFERLDALAKDKGVSRGELIEALLVQSLDTNDIKI
- a CDS encoding DUF2788 domain-containing protein; its protein translation is MIAENFELIETIGLNLFYAFIFIFIGLTIHDVMNKNDVPKMGKIVVYFVLFFGCAGFIAKGIIQLIWESQGVG